A genomic region of Aspergillus oryzae RIB40 DNA, chromosome 1 contains the following coding sequences:
- a CDS encoding uncharacterized protein (permease of the major facilitator superfamily), whose protein sequence is MADIDSKSSSSHVESAVKPLSPEVIQFEGLSDEEALKLERRLVRKIDLHLIPALFLLFIFNILDRSNIANARLGGLQEDLGLSDTQYQTAVALMFVGYLLGQVPSNIILTRVKPSRYIPAAIFVWGGISICMAATKNYAGILCVRIFLGFAESPFFPGALLLMSSWYKASELAVRVAIVYCGNTVANGFGGMLAAGILSGLDGKGGLAGWRWLFIIEGAGTMVAGMLAVVLLPDFPRSGQRKWLTEQEQRFAEWRLAVATNNEVDENGSIKQGLWDAVTDPKVWVLVLIQICQLTSQTWTYFFPSIVETLGFGKIVTLLITAPVYVFGFISALGNSFIANRTNYRAILIVWPLCIDIVGNVMVISSQATAVRYIGMFLMCMGSYSAFNVVQAWIASTIPRTRTKRAIVYAMVNFFGNSSNIYGSYFFPTKDSPQYRPGGIILSSFAAGGVCFSILLAVYLHWLNTNARKAEEDDGQIRYKYIF, encoded by the exons ATGGCAGACATAGATTCaaaatcatcttcttcccatgtAGAGAGCGCTGTTAAGCCACTAAGCCCCGAAGTTATCCAATTCGAGGGACTTTCGGACGAGGAAGCTTTGAAGTTGGAAAGACGAT TGGTGCGCAAGATCGATCTTCACCTAATCCCCGCGCTGTTCTTGCTGTTTATCTTTAACATTCTTGACCGATCAAACATTGCCAATGCCCGCTTGGGAGGGCTACAAGAAGATTTGGGTCTTTCTGACACCCAGTACCAGACAGCTGTGGCCTTAATG TTCGTTGGATATCTCCTTGGCCAAGTTCCTAGCAACATTATCCTCACCCGCGTGAAGCCGTCGCGCTATATCCCTGCCGCCATTTTCGTGTGGGGTGGGATCTCCATCTGCATGGCAGCAACGAAGAACTATGCTGGAATCCTATGCGTGCGAATCTTTCTCGGCTTTGCTGaatctcccttctttcctgGTGCTTT GTTGTTAATGAGCTCATGGTACAAGGCCTCGGAGCTTGCTGTACGTGTTGCAATTGTATACTGTGGAAATACCGTTGCAAATGGGTTTGGAGGCATGCTGGCCGCTGGTATCCTCAGTGGCTTGGATGGCAAAGGTGGGCTAGCAGGATGGAG ATGGTTGTTCATTATCGAAGGCGCTGGCACTATGGTAGCTGGAATGCTGGCAGTAGTTTTGCTCCCTGACTTTCCTCGTTCCGGCCAGCGAAAGTGGTTAAcggagcaggagcagcgcTTTGCAGAGTGGCGTCTGGCCGTGGCAACAAACAATGAGGTCGACGAGAATGGGTCCATCAAACAGGGCTTGTGGGATGCGGTGACTGATCCTAAAGTGTGGGTATTGGTTTTGATACAGATCTGCCAGCTGACTTCCCAAACCTGGACATACTTCTTCCCT AGCATCGTGGAAACCCTCGGCTTCGGAAAGATCGTTACACTGCTTATCACGGCGCCAGTGTATGTCTTTGGCTTTATCAGTGCCCTTGGAAACTCTTTCATTGCCAATCGGACGAACTACCGAGCCATTCTCATAGTATGGCCGCTGTGCATTGATATTGTGGGCAACGTGATGGTCATCAGCTCCCAAGCAACAGCGGTCCGTTATATTGGTATGTTCCTTATGTGCATGGGGTCTTATAGCGCATTCAATGTGGTTCAAGCCTGGATCGCAAGTACTATTCCTCGAACCCGGACGAAGAGAGCAATCGTTTACGCTATGGTTAATTTCTTTGGGAACTCATCGAACATCTATGGATCGTATTTCTTCCCGACCAAGGACTCGCCGCAGTATCGGCCGGGGGGGATTATCCTGTCTAGCTTTGCTGCAGGAGGTGTTTGCTTTTCAATTCTGTTGGCTGTTTATCTCCACTGGCTGAACACTAACGCGCGAAaggcggaggaagacgatggccAAATACGCTACAAATACATATTCTAG
- a CDS encoding DUF3237 domain-containing protein (predicted protein), producing MFSFLKNTLVPLLLLSQAGPGAAASPAYPTAPELSFLYTAYVKCEGTLMESRGPHGIRKAIPIVGGNFTGPHLSGEILDVGADWGLTDPQTSVFSADTRYNLRTHDGENIFIQTSGPKSPSGQLHLRLVFETGSEKYYWLNNVLGRFMM from the exons ATGTTTTCATTCCTAAAAAACACTCTCGtgcctcttcttctcctttcccaaGCCGGGCCTGGAGCTGCGGCTTCACCTGCGTATCCAACGGCACCCGAATTGAGCTTCCTCTACACAGCGTATGTGAAATGTGAAGGCACGCTTATGGAATCGCGTGGTCCTCATGGAATCCGCAAAGCGATCCCCATTGTCGGAGGGAATTTCACCGGTCCTCATCTGTCGG GGGAAATTCTCGATGTCGGCGCTGACTGGGGATTGACTGACCCCCAAACCAGTGTGTTCTCAGCAGACACGCGCTACAACCTACGGACTCATGATGGCgagaatatcttcattcAGACCTCGGGGCCGAAGTCTCCCTCAGGTCAGCTGCATCTCCGCTTGGTTTTCGAGACTGGCAGCGAGAAATACTACTGGTTGAATAATGTCCTTGGTCGGTTCATGATGTAG
- a CDS encoding Zn(II)2Cys6 transcription factor (predicted protein): protein MQAEMLASDDSPARKMRKVTRACDACKRKKKACTGNLPCRPCLKRQEVCTYNSTYNRGVAVSPPPSSHTIQQHHAPLRGTTDSNSQDSRLSFASPVTYTSPDTTRPATYHDATTSVISPPSKTNTRYHDHEPEIQRTEVADRYWGPTSAHSFLDRAALGLPTPPSNAIRASDDPSHDRTTSIFQFGDRVVPETSVTEFQWPDLETAEALVHRYFEFASPTHRVLHQQTVENMVQRLYQRGRPDGEQISGVTAVCQAILLMVFSTATMFKMDAKGGMTDADENGWQTSEMYFTKADHLLSKESGAPRLESVQVRFLMVLYLLSSSRAHRAWFTLGTTIQLIMALGLHSRRRNRETAEVSLIQQECQRRVVWCSYTLDKYLSLMLGTPRLWHDDDLDERLPARANDEDISPDRILPPTRDCVMDAAIFHALLARVLSQAAKEPYVVAGITDREEINTIRVLCERVAEWQAELPPFLSGVIHSSSLIPLFKRQLTVLQLARYHALMFITRPLLLRNYGQIWTDREASYVQYLRVCLTAAKDTVELITTFARDNQLFPAFWYSQYIAFNALSIIYIYLIQVQSNRILPLSQTNVATEGGLNDGFGFDESTLYVLAETAQYHLTHATARNAPSWKYGTILQSLRRELERLGAPCDPVATNMPPEHQGEPRIQSRNLNDTDLGATIPPSQPEPHYHEPFPIDAQTLPLFDTFTLDNDLILDLWSQLDSLPISAYPAYS from the coding sequence ATGCAGGCGGAAATGCTCGCCAGCGACGACAGCCCAGCACGGAAGATGCGTAAAGTCACCCGCGCTTGCGATGCAtgtaagagaaagaagaaggcctgTACCGGAAATCTCCCCTGTAGACCTTGTCTGAAACGCCAGGAGGTCTGTACATACAACTCTACCTATAATCGCGGCGTGGCCGTGAGCCCACCTCCGTCCTCGCATACgatacaacaacatcatgcaCCCCTAAGAGGAACAACAGACAGCAATTCACAAGACAGCCGTCTATCATTCGCCTCCCCAGTCACCTACACCTCGCCAGACACTACACGCCCGGCAACCTACCACGATGCCACCACCTCCGTGATTTCTCCACCATCCAAAACGAACACAAGGTATCACGATCATGAGCCCGAGATCCAACGGACGGAGGTTGCGGATCGATACTGGGGGCCAACCTCGGCCCACTCCTTCTTAGATCGAGCTGCGTTGGGATTGCCAACGCCTCCCTCAAATGCGATCAGGGCTTCGGATGATCCAAGTCACGACCGAACCACATCCATCTTCCAATTTGGGGATCGTGTAGTCCCAGAAACAAGCGTGACAGAGTTCCAATGGCCGGACTTAGAGACGGCGGAAGCTCTAGTTCATCGATACTTCGAGTTTGCGTCGCCCACGCACCGGGTTCTGCACCAGCAGACGGTTGAGAATATGGTCCAGCGCCTGTACCAGCGCGGACGACCGGACGGCGAACAGATTAGCGGAGTGACGGCTGTCTGTCAAGCCATTCTCCTGATGGTTTTTAGCACCGCCACCATGTTCAAGATGGATGCCAAAGGCGGTATGACAGATGCAGATGAAAATGGCTGGCAGACCAGTGAAATGTATTTCACGAAGGCAGACCATCTACTATCAAAGGAAAGTGGTGCACCCAGATTAGAATCGGTGCAGGTCAGGTTCTTAATGGTTCTCTATCTGCTAAGCTCATCACGGGCGCATCGGGCGTGGTTCACTTTAGGGACCACCATTCAACTGATCATGGCCCTCGGCCTTCACAGCAGACGGCGGAATAGGGAAACTGCCGAAGTTAGTCTGATCCAGCAGGAATGCCAGCGTCGCGTCGTCTGGTGTTCGTATACGTTGGACAAGTATCTGAGCTTGATGTTGGGTACACCGCGTCTGTGgcatgatgatgacttgGACGAGAGATTACCAGCCCGTGCGAACGACGAAGATATCTCCCCTGATCGTATCTTGCCACCAACACGAGACTGTGTGATGGATGCGGCTATATTCCATGCCCTACTCGCCCGCGTGCTCTCTCAAGCCGCCAAGGAGCCGTACGTGGTGGCTGGCATCACCGACCGTGAGGAAATCAATACGATCCGAGTGTTGTGCGAGCGAGTCGCGGAATGGCAGGCAGAGTTGCCCCCATTCTTATCCGGAGTCATTCACTCAAGTAGCCTGATCCCCTTATTCAAGCGACAGCTGACGGTGCTGCAATTGGCGCGATATCATGCCCTGATGTTCATCACTCGGCCACTATTGCTGCGGAATTATGGCCAGATTTGGACGGATCGAGAGGCTAGCTACGTTCAATATCTTCGAGTGTGTCTGACCGCAGCGAAGGATACAGTTGAGCTGATCACCACTTTTGCCCGGGATAACCAGCTTTTTCCCGCGTTTTGGTACTCGCAGTATATAGCCTTCAACGCCTTGTCCATTATCTACATTTACTTGATCCAAGTACAGAGTAACCGAATTCTACCGTTGAGCCAGACCAACGTCGCGACAGAGGGTGGTCTGAACGATGgatttggctttgatgagTCAACTCTCTACGTCCTGGCGGAGACTGCACAGTATCATCTAACGCATGCGACGGCCAGGAATGCACCGTCCTGGAAGTACGGGACTATTCTGCAGAGTCTACGGCGAGAGCTTGAGCGGTTAGGAGCGCCGTGCGACCCTGTCGCAACGAATATGCCTCCGGAGCATCAAGGAGAGCCGAGAATACAGAGTAGGAACCTGAATGATACAGACTTAGGAGCTACGATccctccttctcagcctgaGCCTCACTACCATGAACCCTTCCCTATTGACGCGCAGACCCTTCCATTGTTCGATACTTTCACGCTAGACAATGACTTGATCCTGGATCTGTGGTCGCAATTAGATAGTTTACCAATCAGTGCGTACCCTGCCTATTCTTGA
- a CDS encoding NPP1 family protein (predicted protein), which translates to MKWPAQIIQIKSVDRCSSSSVSSCTANHSSWLPLSWEPILELLCSLALALTMMLSWDLTRRSPAAPRARSIWPINQISVDAEGNTNAGLEPTGDSSGSCSSSTGQIYVRGGISGDYYALMYSWYFPKDEPSTGLGHRHDWEGVIVWLSDSTSTSADNIVAVCPSAHGGWDCSTDGYTLDGTTPLIQYYSVWPVNHQCGLTTTVGGTQPLIAWESLPTAASTALEDTDFGDANVPFKDANFSSNLEKATF; encoded by the exons ATGAAGTGGCCCGCCCAAATCATACAGATAAAATCGGTAGACCGGTGTAGTTCATCGTCTGTGTCATCATGTACGGCAAATCACTCATCTTGGCTACCACTCTCTTGGGAACCCATTCTCGAGCTGCTGTGCTCCCTCGCGCTAGCATTGACCATGATGCTGTCGTGGGATTTGACCAGACGGTCCCCAGCGGCACCACGGGCGAGGTCTATCTGGCCTATCAACCAGATCT CGGTAGATGCCGAGGGTAATACCAA CGCCGGCCTCGAGCCAACCGGGGATTCCAGTGGGAGCTGTAGTAGCAGTACCGGCCAAATCTATGTTAGAGGCGGCATATCGGGAGACTATTATGCCCTTATGTACTCTTGGTACTTCCCCAAAGACGAGCCATCCACCGGCCTAGGCCACCGCCATGATTGGGAAGGTGTTATTGTTTGGCTGTCCGACTCCACGTCGACCTCCGCTGATAATATCGTGGCGGTTTGTCCGTCTGCACATGGGGGCTGGGACTGTTCGACCGACGGCTACACGCTCGATGGTACCACCCCATTGATTCAATACTACAGTGTCTGGCCGGTCAATCATCAATGTGGACTGACAACCACTGTCGGCGGTACACAACCCTTGATTGCCTGGGAGAGTCTCCCGACTGCTGCCAGTACGGCCCTGGAAGACACGGATTTTGGAGACGCCAATGTTCCATTCAAGGATGCGAACTTCTCATCCAACCTCGAAAAAGCCACTTTTTGA
- a CDS encoding uncharacterized protein (predicted protein), with translation MASFKPRNILLFGATGNIGTYILQAILTARDEFDRIAIFTSQATAASKKDYLDDLKRTKNVEVLVGDVQDQDAVRKAYHGIDTVISALGRGAIASQIPLIRLADASPTVKWFLPSEYGTDIKYSPASAQEKPHQQKLKVRAFLENESPNEGVVSDLAYTYVVTGPYSDMYVHYAGNPIAGGWDVKAKKATLLGEDGNAKVSLTTMKDVGTLVLATLRHPSVAFNRALKVNSFTTTPAEIHAEFVRQTGGQPWTNVQYTPLSQLREAESEAWQAGKPEATVLTLRRIWTEGGTLYDQRDNALIGEPPVQTLEDVVAQEVRKSS, from the exons ATGGCTTCCTTCAAACCCAGAaacattcttctcttcggcgCCACTGGAAACATCGGCACATACATTTTGCAGGCCATTCTTACCGCACGGGACGAATTCGACCGGATCGCGATTTTCACGTCGCAGGCAACTGCGGCTTCCAAGAAAGATTACTTAGATGACCTGAAACGCACCAAGAATGTCGAAGTGCTCGTAGGGGACGTGCAGGACCAAGATGCCGTGAGAAAGGCTTATCATG GCATTGATACCGTCATCTCTGCATTGGGCCGGGGCGCAATAGCTTCCCAAATCCCCCTCATCCGTCTTGCCGACGCCTCTCCTACTGTGAAATGGTTCCTGCCCTCTGAATATGGCACAGACATTAAGTATTCCCCAGCTTCGGCGCAGGAAAAGCCGCATCAGCAGAAGTTAAAGGTGCGGGCGTTCTTGGAGAATGAGAGCCCCAACGAAGGGGTGGTGTCAGACTTGGCGTATACATATGTCGTTACAGGCCCGTATTCCGACATGTATGTGCACTACGCAGGTAATCCTATCGCGGGTGGATGGGACGTGAAGGCCAAGAAAGCCACACTGCTGGGAGAGGACGGAAACGCGAAAGTGAGTTTGACTACGATGAAAGA TGTTGGAACTCTCGTGTTGGCGACATTACGACACCCTTCCGTTGCTTTCAACCGCGCACTCAAGGTCAATTCGTTCACTACCACACCGGCCGAGATACATGCCGAGTTCGTGCGTCAGACAGGGGGTCAACCGTGGACCAATGTCCAGTACACCCCGCTGTCCCAGTTGCGTGAGGCAGAGTCCGAGGCCTGGCAGGCGGGCAAGCCCGAAGCCACGGTATTGACACTCAGACGCATCTGGACCGAAGGAGGCACCTTATACGATCAACGAGACAACGCGTTAATCGGCGAGCCGCCAGTGCAGACACTGGAGGATGTGGTTGCCCAGGAAGTCAGAAAGTCATCTTaa
- a CDS encoding gelsolin family protein (actin regulatory proteins (gelsolin/villin family)) encodes MAPHEGLVHPKEYDIKDSNVELIGSDLDHRVKYNSAATEPAWNNGQIGQEAGLWIWRIENFEVVPWPKNRAGEFYDGDSYIVLHSYKVGDEKLGHDIFFWLGSKTTQDEAGTAAYKTVELDEFLHGAATQHREIQQQPSEDFVSLFRRITIRSGGVASGFNHVEEEEPKEVTTLLRVFKHPGAGRIDSIIVYEVEPTWQSLDDKDVFVLDKGDKIWVWQGKTCSPMEKAKAAQVVNDMTLAKHVDVEVLSQLESRSKIFVDLLGGKEVDQLSFQAPRPVSFSKRSHDESGASRPSKLFRLSDASGTPSFNLAKDGAPVRRSDLDGNDVFLYDVGSRLWVWQGSGASEREKALWLKVAQAYVRHLQQDQNDSDAYLTPISKVVEGYESPAFLKWIEV; translated from the coding sequence ATGGCACCTCACGAAGGACTAGTGCACCCCAAGGAATATGACATCAAGGACAGCAATGTGGAGCTGATCGGATCCGATCTTGACCACCGCGTCAAGTATAATTCGGCAGCCACGGAGCCGGCCTGGAACAACGGTCAGATCGGACAGGAGGCCGGGCTGTGGATCTGGCGGATTGAGAACTTCGAAGTGGTGCCCTGGCCCAAGAACCGGGCCGGCGAGTTCTACGACGGGGACAGTTACATCGTGCTGCACTCCTACAAAGTCGGCGATGAAAAATTGGGCCACGATATCTTTTTCTGGCTCGGCAGCAAAACAACCCAAGACGAGGCGGGCACTGCGGCGTACAAGACCGTTGAGCTGGATGAATTCCTGCACGGAGCGGCTACCCAGCATCGTGAAATTCAGCAACAGCCATCGGAGGATTTCGTGTCTCTGTTCCGTCGCATCACCATCCGGTCCGGTGGTGTGGCTTCAGGATTTAACCacgtggaggaagaggaaccCAAGGAGGTGACGACTTTGCTTCGTGTTTTCAAGCACCCAGGCGCCGGCCGGATTGACTCGATCATTGTCTACGAGGTGGAACCTACTTGGCAGAGCCTCGACGACAAAGATGTCTTTGTCTTGGACAAGGGCGACAAGATCTGGGTTTGGCAGGGGAAGACCTGCAGCCCCAtggaaaaggccaaggccgCTCAAGTTGTGAACGACATGACGCTGGCGAAACACGTCGATGTGGAGGTTTTATCTCAACTGGAGTCGCGGTCAAAGATCTTCGTCGACCTGTTAGGCGGCAAGGAGGTGGACCAGCTGTCTTTCCAGGCTCCACGTCCTGTGTCATTCTCCAAGCGATCCCATGATGAGAGCGGCGCCTCGCGCCCATCCAAGTTATTCCGGCTGAGCGACGCCTCGGGGACGCCCTCATTCAATCTTGCCAAGGATGGTGCACCAGTTCGTCGGTCGGACCTGGACGGAAACGATGTATTCCTCTACGACGTTGGTAGCCGACTCTGGGTTTGGCAAGGATCGGGTGCCAGTGAACGCGAGAAGGCGTTGTGGCTGAAAGTCGCCCAAGCTTATGTTCGTCATCTGCAACAAGATCAGAATGACTCCGACGCATACCTGACCCCGATTTCGAAAGTTGTGGAAGGCTACGAAAGCCCAGCATTCCTGAAATGGATCGAGGTTTAA